In the Mesorhizobium sp. WSM2240 genome, GTCTCGACGCTGGCGATTGCCATGCCCACCAGGGGAAGTATCAGCGCGATGGTCAGACGGAAGCGCCGTCTTGCGTCGACGAGATCGTTCCTGAAGTCCAGGACCGCGAGCGAGAAGACGTGGATCAGAAGCAGGACAACGGTCGCCTGATGCAGCAGGGCGCCGGCAACGAGATAGGTTCCGCCCCCCTGCCGCAGCCCATAAAATGCAAGCAGCAGTAGGAGCGGCACGAAATAGATGTGTCGCCACTCGAAGGAATCGCGAAACAGCGCAATCCCGAACCACCAAAAGAATACCGGGGTGAGAACCGCAAGAAGCACGAGCGCCTCGCCCGGAACGCCCGGGCTGGGATCCGATACAAGCGTATAGGATGCTATGCCGAGGCAAAACAGCGCCCCGGCGGCCGTGACAAACCGCAAGGGCCGGAATCGCGCGAACTGCACCATCATCAGCATGCTCAGCGCTGCGGCCGCGGCGCGCAGCATGAGGTCGGCCGTATAGAAGGGTTCCGATATCATCGCGATCCAGTAAAACCTCTTTATCGCCGCTGGCAACGGGGCGACCGCGGATCGTCCAAAGCCGTCGCGCCGCCGCCTTGGACGGCATCATGTTCACCATGGCCGAATGTCGTCGTCGAGACGATGTGCTTTTTGGAGTTCCGCGCCTCAATGGCATACCCCGTTGCAAAAAGGTCTCGTGACCGGATTGTGAAGTGCGGCGGCATTGAACCGCGACCCTAAAAAGGCCATGCTTTTGCGCTTCACGGTGTGACAAAGGTTCGCCAAGAGGCGGCGTGGCGGGAAGGATAGTGATGCGGCAACGACGTTTGAGCTGGCTTGCGGGTGTATCTGCACTGGCGGGATGTATGATGGCAGGGCTGCCGGCCGAGGCCAGGCAGACGGCAGAACCCGTTGAAATCGGCTCGTTTACCGGTGCCTATCTGGCAGCGCGCGTGGCCGAAGTGGACAACGATCTCGACAGCGCGATCACCTACTACAAGCAGGCGCTGGCCTTCGACCCCCAAAACCGGCAGCTCCAGCAAAGCCTGATGCTCGCGCTGATCGCACAGGGGCGATTCGACGAATCGCTGCCCTATGCCGAAAAGCTGAAGGCAGTTCCCGACATCGAGCGGTTCTCGCGCGTGGCGCTGGCCGTCGATGCGTTCCGCAAGAAGGATTATGCGGCTGCCGAGACCATGCTCAAGCTGGCGGTCGAATCCGACCTCGACCGGCTGATCACAGCCGTCATGACCGCCTGGACAAAGTCCGGCGCCGGGCAAAGCACCGAAGCGCTGGCCGGCCTCGACAAGATCAAGGGCCCCGAATGGTACGCTCTGTTCAAGACGTATCACCGCGCGCTGATCGCCGAGTCCGCTGGAATGACCGGCGAGGCTGAAAAGGCTTACCAGGCAACGTTCGACAATGTCTCGGCCGGGGGTGCTGCGCCCGAGACCTGGATCCGCGTGGCCGAGGCTTATGCCGGCTTCCTCGCCCAGCGCGGCGACAAGGACAAGGCGATCGAGGTGCTCGACAAGGCGGAGGAGTTTTCCACCGGCCGTCTACCGCTGGTGGCTCTGCGCGAAAAGATCGAAAAGGGCCAGCCGATTTCCCGCCTTGTCGCCGGTCCGGCCGACGGCGCCAGCGAAATCCTGCTCAATCTCGGCGCCGCACTCAATCGCGGCGGCGGCGAGCCCTTCGTGCGGCTCTATCTGCAATTGGCGCTGGCGCTGAGGCCCGACAGCGATATCGTGCTTCTGCAACTCGCGGCGGTGGCCGAGCAGCAGGACCAGGCGGAGGAAGCGATCGCGCTCTATGGGCGCATTCCCGCGGACTCGCCGATCAAGCGCGCCGCCGAATTGCAGCTCGGCTTGAATCTCGCCGATCTCGACCGCCACGACGAGGCGATCGTCCATCTGAAGGCGCTGCTCGACGCCAACCCCGACGACATGCGCGCCTATCTGGCGCTCGGCGGCGTCTATGCCTCCAAGGAGGATTACCGCCAGGCGGCGGAAGTCTACGACCGCGCCGTTGCCCGGCTGAAGGAGCCGACAAACGGCAACTGGAACATCTTCTACCAGCGCGGCATCGCCTATGAGCGGCTGAAGGAATGGCCGAAGGCCGAGCCGAACTTTCGCAAGGCGCTGGAACTCCATCCCGACCAGCCTCAGGTCATGAACTATCTCGGCTATTCCTGGGTCGACATGAACATGAACCTGGAGGAAGGCCTGGACCTGATCCGCAAGGCCGTCGATCTGCGGCCGAGCGACGGCTACATCGTCGACTCGCTCGGCTGGGCCTACTACCGGCTTGGCCGCTTCGAGGAAGCGGTGATCGAGCTCGAGCGCGCCGTGTCGCTGAAGCCGGACGATCCGGTGCTGAACGACCATCTCGGCGATGCCTACTGGCAGGTCGGCCGCAAGCTGGAGGCCACCTTCCAGTGGAGCCATGCGCGCGACATGAAGCCTGAACCCGACGTGCTGGCGAGCGTGCAAAAGAAGCTCACAGCGGGCCTGCCGCCTGCGGAGGGCAAGACCGCGCAGGATGCGCCGGTGAAGCCCGCGCCGGTTGAGGCAAAGCCTGCGCCGGCCGTCGACCCGGAAAAGAAGAGCGAGGCGCCGGCGCCGGTCGAGACGCTTGCCGCCACGCCCGCGGCCTACAAGGTGCTGCCGGGGCAATCGCTGTGGTCGATCGCCGACGATGTGCTCGGCAATGGCGGGCGCTACATCGAAATCCTAAATCTCAATCCGCAGCTGCAGGGCAACCCGGGCCGGTTGGTGCCGGGGCAGGAATTGGTGCTGCCGGGGCAATAGCATGACGTCTTCCTTCTCCCACAGGGGGAGAAGGAAGAGGTCGCCTTGACCCATCGCTACTGCCGCACTAGAGCCTTGGCGGTTCCCATCGCAGAGGCCCCGCCCGTGACCTTGCCAGCCCACATGCACCCCAGCCGCTCGTTCCAGGGGCTGATCCTGACGCTCCACAATTATTGGGCGGATTATGGCTGCGTGGTGCTGCAACCCTACGATATGGAGGTCGGCGCGGGTACCTTCCACCCGGCCACCACGCTGCGCGCGCTCGGCCCGAAGCCCTGGCGCGCCGCCTATGTGCAGCCGTCGCGCCGGCCGAAGGACGGCCGCTACGGCGAGAACCCGAACCGGCTGCAGCATTATTACCAATACCAGGTGATCCTGAAGCCGAACCCGCCGAACCTGCAGGAGCTCTATCTCGGCTCGCTGGCGGCTATCGGCATCGACCCGCTCACGCACGACATCCGCTTCGTCGAGGACGATTGGGAAAGCCCGACGCTCGGCGCCTGGGGGCTCGGATGGGAATGCTGGTGCGACGGCATGGAAGTGTCGCAGTTCACTTACTTCCAGCAGGTCTGCGGCATAGAATGCGCGCCTGTGGCCGGCGAGCTAACCTACGGGCTGGAGCGGCTGGCCATGTATGTGCAGGGCGTCGACAATGTTTATGACCTGAACTTCAACGGCCGCGAGGGCGCGGAAAAGGTCACCTATGGCGACGTTTTCCTGCAGGCCGAGCAGGAATATTCGCGTCACAATTTCGAATATGCCGACACGGCGGTGCTGCTTCGGCATTTCGACGACGCCGAGGCCGAATGCCAGGCGCTGCTGAGGGCTGGGGCGGGCGGTGGTTTTCACCGCATGGTCTTTCCGGCCTACGACCAGTGCATTAAGGCCAGCCACGTCTTCAACCTGCTCGATGCGCGCGGCGTGATCTCGGTGACCGAACGGCAGAGCTATATTCTGCGGGTCCGCAATCTCGCCAAGGCATGCGGCGAAGCGTTCTTGCAGACGGAGGCCGGCGGGCTGGCTGCCTGATTCAGGCGGTGCTTACCCCGGCCGGGCCGTGCCAACCATTGTGAACTCCTGCAAGCTGGTCTGGCTGGCAGAACCCGCCATTGTCTGGAGCGCCTTGCGGACGCCGGGCATGCGGGCTTCATCCGATCCGCCGAGAGATGCCGCCAGGCAGGCGCTTAGCGCAAGAAGCTGGAGGAGGGTCGAGGCCGTTTTCATGGTCGTTGTCCGTGACGTTCAGTGTCGATCGTTCTGTGTTCCGGGTCGGCGAAATGGTTCACACACAGGCCGCAGATTTCCCGGTCTGAGCGTTGGTCGCTTCAGCGCAGCATTCGGTTCATGGAAATCTGCCCGTAGGACGAATGGGCTCGCCGCGGTCCGACAGGCGGGCGAATGATTTTTGCGGATTGCCCGTGAAGGGTGACAGCGCGCGGCCGACTTGCTATGCCCGCGCGAACCTTTTCCTAGAGACCGAACTATGCCCGATCTTTTGCTCGAACTACGATCCGAAGAGATACCTGCTCGCATGCAGCGCAAGGCGGCCGGCGACCTCAGGAAGATGGTGACCGACGGCCTGGTCGAGGCCGGGCTGACCTATGACGCCGCCCGCGACTACTGGACGCCGCGCCGGCTGACGCTCAACGTGCGCGGCCTGACAGCGCGGTCGAAGGATGTGCGCGAGGAGAAGAAGGGCCCGAGCACCAAGGCGCCGGAGCAGGCGATCGCCGGCTTCCTGCGCTCGGCGGGGCTCGACGACATCAGCCAGGCGCATGTGCATTCCGACCCGAAGAAGGGCGATTTCTATGTCGCCCATATCGTCAAGCCGGGCAGGGCGGCGGAGGAGATCATCGCCGAACTCATCCCAGGGATCATCCGGGACTTTCCGTGGCCGAAATCGATGCGCTGGGGCGCGGCATCGGCAAAGCCCGGCTCGCTGCGCTGGGTCCGGCCGCTGCAGTCGATCGTCTGCACCTTCGGCCCCGAGACCGAGGAGCCGGTGGTGGTCGACTTCGAGGTCGACGGCATCCGCGCCAGCAACGTTACCTACGGCCACCGCTTTCACGCGCCCGATGCGATCGTGGTGCGCCGTTTCGAGGATTATGCGGCCAAGCTCGAGGCGGCGAAGGTCGTGCTCGACGCCGACCGCCGCAAGGAGATCATCCTTGCCGATGCGAAGAACCTCGCCTTCGCCAATGGGCTGGAACTCATCGAGGATGACGGGCTGCTGGAGGAGGTGGCTGGGCTGGTCGAATGGCCCGTCGTGCTGATGGGCGAGTTCGAGCAGGATTTTCTCGACATTCCCGCCGAAGTGATCCGGCTGACGATCCGGGCGAACCAGAAGTGCTTTGTGACAACGCGCCCAATCTCCCCCCTTGTGGGAGAGATGTCGCCGAAGACGACAGAGGGGGGCGCTGTCCTGCCAATCTCTCAATCAACCGAAAACCTTGAGGGCGGCGACGGTAAGCACTCTACGTTGCCCCCCTCTGTCCTGCCGGACATCTCCTCCTCAAGGGGGGAGATTAGCCAATCGTCACTCTCCAACCGCTTCATCCTGACCGCCAATATCGAGGCCAGGGACGGTGGCAAGGAGATTGCTTACGGCAACGGCAAGGTGGTGCGGGCGAGGCTGTCGGACGCGCTGTATTTCTGGAAGACCGACCAGGCGGACCTGCCCGACCTCGACGAGTTGAAAGGGTCGGCGGAAAAATTCGGGCTCGATTTGAAGAAGCCGCTCGATCAGCGCATGGCGCGGCTCGACCATCTCGGCGTGACCTTCCACGCCAAGCTCGGCACGCAGGGAGAGCGGGTGGAGCGCATCGCGCGGCTGGCGGAGGAGATCGCGCCTATCGTCGGCGCCGATCCGAAGCTCGCGCGCCGCACGGCGGTGTTGGCCAAGGCCGATCTCCAGACCGAAGTGGTGGGCGAGTTCCCCGAACTGCAGGGCGCGATGGGCCGCAAATACGCGCTGCTGCAGGGTGAGCATACTTCGGTCGCCGCCGCGATCGAGGAGCACTACAAGCCGCAGGGGCCGTCCGACCGCGTGCCGACCGACCCCGTCTCGGTGGCCGTGGCGCTGGCCGACAAGCTCGACACGCTGGTCGGCTTCTGGGCGATCGACGAGAAGCCCACGGGCAGCAAGGACCCGTATGCGCTGAGAAGGGCGGCGCTGGGGGTGATCAGGATTGTGGTCGAGAATGGGGTGCGGTTAAGGCTTAATCCGATTAGCCTCCGCAGTTCGCTTGCCACTGCAATCTTCCTGCATGCACGCCGCTTTGCCGCGGCAGGTGAAAGACTAGCGCTAGCTGATGAATTGTCGCTTCTCGCAGACACCGATTCTTTGAGGGAAATGGTCGGCAAGCGGATTGGAGAGATGTTCGATGGCAATGAAGAAGAAACAATCTGGACCGCCGCAAACACGTCGAGTTCCGACCTCCTCTCCTTCTTCCACGACCGCCTGAAGGTCTATCTCCGCGACCAGGGCGCGCGGCACGATCTGATCGACGCTGTGCTGGCGAGTGGCGCGCCAATCTCCCCCCTTGAGGGGGAGATGTCGGTGAAGCCGACAGAGGGGGCCGGAACATCGTCGAGGCACCCCCTCTGCCCTGCCGGGCATCTCCCCCTCAAGGGGGAGATTGGCCAATCTTCAAACGACGACCTCCTGATGATCGTCCGACGCGTAGAGGCCCTGTCCGCCTTTCTCGATACCGAGGACGGAAAAAACCTGCTCGCCGGGACCAAGCGCGCGGCGAACATTCTGGCGGCCGAAGAGAAGAAGAAAACCCTCATCGCCGACTCCGTCGATCCCGCGCTTTTGCGTGAGGATGCGGAAAAAGCGCTGTTCGCCGCGGTGAATCAAGCCGAGAGCCAGGCCGGCCAAGCGATTCAGAATGAAGACTTTTCCGCCGCCATGCGCGCGCTTAGCGAGTTGCGTGAACCGGTTGATTCATTCTTTGAACGCGTTCTCGTGAATGATGAGGATGTGGTTGTCCGCGCCAACCGGCTGGCGCTGCTCGCCCGCATCCGCGCGGCTACCGATCAGGTCGCGGATTTTTCCAAAATAGCCGGATAGCCTGCCGCACTGGCTCGGAACTGGCGGCGTGCTCGGTTGCGCAACGGGAAAGCGCGCATCAAGCGGCGGATCAGCGGTCGATGATTACAGGATCGCCGGACGGTTTGGGTGCGCGAGGCGCTTCGGGGGCTTCGGGGGGAGGCGGCTCGGCCGGCTTTTCGGCGAGGGTCCGCTTCGGGTCGTAGACGACGGCCGGTTCCCGTTCATCCGCGTGCGGCAAGCCGTTTCCCGTCGGGAAGGCGCCGCCGGCGATGCCGCCGCGCAGCACCATCGGCGAAAAATCGCGCTGCGTCTTCTCGCCGACGGAGGCGACGTTCTCATAGGCGACATTGGACGGGCCGAAGGCGATGATGGACCGGCTGACCATGTGGCGGTCGTCGGTCTCCGCGGCCGCCGGAGCCTCGTCCGGCGGTCCGGCGATCACAAAGGATGGGCCGAGCTGCTCCGTCATCGCCTCGAGCGTCACGATGGACGAGGCGTGAGCGGAGCCCGCGCAGCAGGTCGCCGCGGCGACAAGGGCAAAAGGCTTCCAGAACGATCGCACCGGCATGCTCCATTGCATTTCCACGCTGGTCCCTTATCAGTCCGGGGTTGATGCCCGCTTGAGGCGATGCGCGGCATTTTAGCGATCGGACATATTCGAAGGATTGCGGGAAGTGGCGGAAATTCGCGACGCAGCCGAGGCGATGGACGAGGCGCTGGCCCTGCTCAGGGCCGGCGAAATCGTCGCGATCCCGACCGAAACCGTCTATGGGCTCGCCGGCGATGCGACCAATGGCGCGGCCGTCGCGAAGATTTTCGAGGCGAAGGGCAGGCCGCGCTTCAATCCGCTGATCGCCCATGTGGCGACGATGGCGATGGCCGAGGAGATCGCTGAATTCGATCCGCTGTCGCGAATACTGGCGGAAAGATTCTGGCCAGGTCCGCTGACCCTGGTGCTGCCCTTGAGGCCCGGCGGCGCGATCCACCCGCTGGTTACGGCCGGGCTAGACACAATCGCGCTCAGAATGCCGCGCGGCTTCGGTGCCAAGCTCATCGAGCACCTCGGCCGGCCGTTGGCCGCGCCCAGCGCCAATTCGTCGAACAGGATAAGCACGACGACCGCCGCGGCGGTCGCCGACGATTTGGGCGACAGGATCAGGCTGGTGGTCGACGGCGGCGCGACGCCGGTCGGGCTGGAATCGACCATCGTCAAGGTCGAGGATGGAAGACTGCGGCTGCTGCGGCCGGGCGGCATAGCCGCCGAGGAACTGGAGGCGGCAGCGGGCGTGGCGCTGGTGCGCGGCGCGGAAAATGGCGTCGAGGCGCCGGGCATGCTGGCCTCGCATTATGCACCGGGCGCTCTGGTGCGGCTCAACGCGGAGGATGTGGCGGCCAGCGAGGCGCTGCTCGCCTTCGGGCCGGAACGCGTCAAAAATGCGGAAGGCGCGTTTGCGGTGTTAAACCTTTCCGAGACCGGCGATCTCACCGAGGCTGCGAGCAACCTTTTCTCGCACCTCCAGGCGCTCGACCGCAGCGGCGCGAAAATGATCGCGGTGGAGCCGATACCATATGAGGGGCTGGGCGAGGCGATCAACGACCGGCTGGCGCGCGCGGCAGCGCCGCGTGACAGCGGCGCTTCGTATCAGTAGGAACGGCCATGGAAGCATCCGAGCAAGGCATCGACGCAGCGCTCCTCGACCGCTTTGCGGGAATCGTCGGCGAAGCCTATGCGTTGCGAAGCGACGCCGACATCGCGCCTTACGTCAGCGAGCGGCGCGGCCTCTATCCCGGCCGGACGCCGCTGGTGCTGCGGCCGGGCAGCGTCGACGAGATCAGCCGCATCATGCGGCTGGCCACCGATACTAGAACGCCGATCGTGCCGCAGGGCGGCAATACCGGCCTTGTCGGCGGGCAGATGCCCGACAGTTCCGGCCGCGAGATCGTGCTCTCAATGTCGCGCATGAACCGCATCCGTGAGATCGACCTTTTGTCAAACACCGCTACCGTCGAGGCCGGCGTGGTGCTGCAGACGCTGCGCGACGCGGCGGATGCGGCCGACCGGCTGTTTTCGCTGTCGCTGGGGTCGCAGGGCTCGTGCCAGATCGGCGGCAATCTTTCATCGAATGCCGGCGGCACCGGCGTGCTTGCCTATGGCAATGCGCGCGAGCTCTGCCTCGGCCTCGAGGTGGTGCTGCCGACCGGCGAGGTGCTCGACGATCTGCGCAAGCTGAAGAAGGACAACACCGGCTATGATCTGAAGAACCTGTTCATCGGCGCGGAGGGCACACTCGGCATCATCACGGCGGCGGTCCTGAAGCTTTACCCTAAGCCCAAGGGCAGGGAGGTCGCCTGGGTCGGGCTCAATTCGCCGGAGGCGGCGCTGGCGCTGTTCAGCAACGCGGTGGACCAGGCGGGCAGCGGCCTGACCGCGTTCGAGCTGATCGCTGACCGGCCGCTAGAATTCGCCGTCCGCCACATCCCGGGAACGGTGCGCCCGCTGGCGGGAGCCTGGCCATGGCATGTGCTGATGGAGGTGTCGTCGGGACGCTCCACCGAGGATGCGCGCGGCATGATTGAGGATATTCTTTCCGCCGGGCTGGAGAAGGGGCTTGCCGGCGACGCGGTGATCGCCGCAAGCCTGGCGCAGGCGGATGCGTTCTGGCGCATCCGGGAGTCGCTTTCCGACGGCCAGCGCCCGGAAGGCGCGTCGATCAAGCACGACATTTCGGTGCCGGTCGCTTCGATACCCGAATTCATCGGGCGCGCCGCAATCGCCGTTGAACGGGTCAGCCCGGGGGCTCGCGTGGTCTGCTTCGGCCATATGGGCGACGGCAATTTGCACTACAACATCTCACAGCCTGTGGGCGCGGATGGCGCGGCGTTCCTCGGCCTATACCGGGCGATGAACAAGGCCGTGCACGACATCGTGCGCGACCTCGGCGGATCGTTCTCGGCCGAGCATGGCATCGGCAGACTGAAGCGCGAGGAACTGATCGCCACCGCCCCGCCCGTGGCGATCGACCTGATGCGCCGCGTCAAGACGGCATTCGATCCGGCGGGCATTATGAACCCGGGCAAGGTGATTTAAAATCAGGCGATGCCTGCCGTCGTCATTTTGCAGCGGCATCTGCGGTCAGTCCATTCACACCTTCTTCACACCCCTTGCCAACACCTTGCACTTGGTCGCAAAGCGATAACCATGCCCCGGATCAGCAAAATTTAACCGACTTTCTTAAGCGCGGCGGTAAGGTCCGCGGCGTAGGCTTCTTCCCATAACGAGACCGGGAAAACCGGTTCGGAGAGACCGGAAACCGGCTCTCAGGAGTAACAGGAAGAAGGCGCACTCAATGAGCACCGGACTGAAGCCAGTCTGGGCGGGACGCAACATGCGTCTCGACCCGTTTCGTCTGCCGCAAATGGTCAGCTACGCAACCCGCGACGCCTATGGCGATGTGACCTTCACCATCGATCATCGCGGCGCGGTGCTGCGCCGGGTGCTGGAAATGAGCGGCCTGCCGGTGACGGTGGCGCTGCCGGCCAACGCCTTCCGCGGCGTCGCGGCGCGGGCTCTGGAGGACGAGCACGGCACGGTGACGGTGACGCTGGAACTGCTGCACAATGATCCGATGCTGTCTGTGCCGCTGCTGGTGGCCGACGATCTCGACGATGTCGCCGCTGACTGGCGCGCATGGGCCGACGCCTACCGCCTTCCGATGCTTTTGATCGAGGCCGACGGCATCGCCCGCACGCTAGAGGAATCGCTCGGCGCCGCGATCAAGGCGCTGCCGCCGCAGGAGCGCCGCAAGGGGCGCACAACGCCGACGCGCAGGCCACGCTTCCTCGCCCGGCGCAAGGCCGGCAATCTCGGCCTGAGGCTGGTTGTCGACGGCGCGGAAATCATCGCGCGGGACGATCTATAGAAGCGGCTTCAGCGCCATCCAGGCGCCGCCGGCGACGAGCCCGAGGAAGATCAGCCAGCCGACGACCTTGTTCGAATGGAACAGCCTCAGACATTGCGCCGGATTGTCGATGTCCAGCACATAGATCTGGCGCGCCATGTGCGCGCCGGCGGCGACGAGGCCGGCCAGCGCCGGCATCGGCGCTTCCGCCGCGGCGAAGGCGATTGCGAAGAACATCAGCGCGAAGCCGTAAAGGCCGGTCAGCCAAATCTTGGTGTTGTCGCCGAAAAGACGCGCCGTCGAGCGCACGCCGACAATGGCGTCGTCTTCCTTGTCCTGATGCGCGTAGATGGTGTCGTAGCCGATCACCCACAGGATCGAGCCGAGATAGAGCATGATGGCCGGGCCGTCGAGATCGCCGAACTCGACCACCCAGCCCATCAGCGCGCCCCAGGAAAACGCAAGCCCCAGAACCAGTTGTGGCCAGTTGGTGATTCGCTTCATGAACGGATAGATGGCCACGACAGCGAGCGAGCAGAGGCCGAGCACGATCGCGAAGCCGTTGAACTGCAAGAGCACCGCGAGCCCGGCGAGCGCCTGGACAATGAGAAAAATCCAGGCCTGCCGGCGCGTGACCTGGCCGGACGGCAGCGGCCGCGAGCGGGTGCGCTCGACCTCGGCGTCGATCCGCTCGTCCACGATGTCGTTGTAGGTGCAGCCGGCGCCGCGCATGGCGACCGCGCCGAGAAGAAACAGGACGAGCGTGAGCGGCGAGGGCAAGAGCGACAAGAGCGGGTCGCCCGGCCGCGCAAACGCCGTCGCGGCCAGCGCCGCCGACCACCAGCATGGCCACAACAACAACCACCAGCCGATCGGCCGATCCCACCGCGCAAGCTGCGCATAGGGCCACATGCCGCGCGGTAGCGCGCGGTAGACCCAGTGACCGCTCGGCGCGTCGGCGACGCGGCCCTGGCCGGTTCGCGATTGAATGGTTTCCATTGAAGTGGAGTGGCAGCGCGGGGCGCAGGCGTCAAGAAGGCGAATTGTCCTTGATAAGCGAAGCCTATACTTGACCGGCCTGTTTCGCGGCCATACCGGGTGAACCGGAAACCGGAGGCATACGGCATGAACATCCTTCTCATCGGTTCCGGCGGGCGTGAGCATGCGCTGGCCTGGAAACTGGCCGCCTCGCCGATGCTGACCAGGCTTTACGCCGCGCCCGGCAATCCGGGCATCGCCAAGGCGGCCGAATGCGTGGCGCTGGATGTCGCGGATCACGCGGCGGTCGCGAATTTCTGCCGTGAGAAAGCGATAGATCTCGTAGTGGTAGGTCCGGAAGGGCCGCTGGTGGAGGGGTTGGGCGACGATCTGCGCACCGCCGGCATTCGCGTTTTCGGGCCGTCGAAAATGGCCGCGCAGCTCGAGGGCTCGAAGGGCTTCACCAAGGACCTCTGCGCCAGATACGGCATCCCCACCGCCGCGTACGGCCGCTTCGGCAGCGCCTCAGAGGCCAAGGCCTATATCCGCAAGATGGGCGCGCCGATCGTCGTCAAGGCCGACGGTCTGGCCGCCGGCAAGGGCGTGACCGTCGCCATGACGCTGGAGGAGGCGCTGGAGGCGGTCGACACCTGCTTCGACGGCGCGTTCGGCGGAGCCGGCGCGGAGATCGTGGTCGAGGAGTTCCTGACCGGGGAGGAGGCGAGCTTCTTCTGCCTGTGCGACGGCGCGACCGCGCTGCCCTTCGGCACCGCGCAGGACCACAAGCGCGTTGGCGAGGGCGACACGGGCCCCAACACCGGCGGCATGGGCGCCTATTCGCCGGCACCTGTGATGACGCCGGAACTCATCGAGCGGACGATGCGCGAGATCGTCGAGCCGACCATGCGCGGCATGGCCGAGATGGGCGCGCCGTTTTCCGGCGTGCTGTTCGCAGGCCTGATGATCACCGAGAATGGCCCGAAGCTGATCGAATACAATGTCCGCTTCGGCGACCCCGAATGCCAGGTGCTGATGATGCGGCTGAAGGACGACCTTCTGGTGTTGCTCAGCGCTGCCGCCGACGCGCAACTGGCGCACATGTCGGCGCGCTGGCGCGACGATGCGGCGCTGACCGTGGTGATGGCCGCGGACGGTTATCCCGGCACGCCGAAAAAGGGTTCGGCCATCCGCGGTTTGGAGAAAACGGGCGACGGCGTCGAGATTTTCCACGCTGGCACGGCCGAGCGCAACGGAGAGATCGTCGCCAATGGCGGGCGCGTGTTGAACGTAACGGCAATGGGCAGGACGGTGAGCGAAGCGCAGCGGAAAGCCTATGCCGCGGTCGACCTGATCGACTGGCCGGAAGGTTTTTGCCGCCGCGACATCGGATATAAGGCGGTGGAAAGGGAGCGGGGGCTCTAAGCGGCGAGGCCGTCATCATCCCGCCCGCCTGTAATCCTCAATCACCTCCTCGAGCACCCGCTGCGCCCATGGCCCCAGCGGCTCGGCGTCGCGGTGCTCGGCATATGTGATCAGCGCCTTCCACAGCGTCCAGCCGCGGCCGCGCGCCCAGGTTGCCTTGTCGGCGGGCATGGCGGCGCGGAACGCCTCGCGGCTTTCGCCTTCGAGGAACGTCCAGGCGATGTAGAGGTCGCATGCGGGATCGCCGACGGCCGACGAGCCGAAATCAATGACGGCACTGAGCCGGCCATCCTTGACCAGCAGGTTCCCGACCGCCACGTCTCCATGCACCCAGACAGGCTTGCCACGACATGGCGCGGCAAGCGCCGTTTCCCAGATCTCGGTCGCCGTATCGGCGTCGATCGCGCCGTCGAGTGCGGCGATCGCCCGTCTCGTTTCGCCGTCATAGACGGTCAGCGACCCACCGCGGAAGAAATTGTGCTTGCCGGGCGGAGGCCCGCCGGTGGCGTTGGCCTGCTGCAGCGCGACGAGGAATTTTGCGAGCGCGGTCGCGAATCCCGTCATGTCGTCGATGCGGTCGACCGAAGCGGTCTCTCCGTCGAGCCACCGGTAGATCGACCACGGCCAGGGATAGAAGTCGGTCGGCTCGCCTTTCGCCAGTGGCGTCGGGA is a window encoding:
- a CDS encoding tetratricopeptide repeat protein is translated as MRQRRLSWLAGVSALAGCMMAGLPAEARQTAEPVEIGSFTGAYLAARVAEVDNDLDSAITYYKQALAFDPQNRQLQQSLMLALIAQGRFDESLPYAEKLKAVPDIERFSRVALAVDAFRKKDYAAAETMLKLAVESDLDRLITAVMTAWTKSGAGQSTEALAGLDKIKGPEWYALFKTYHRALIAESAGMTGEAEKAYQATFDNVSAGGAAPETWIRVAEAYAGFLAQRGDKDKAIEVLDKAEEFSTGRLPLVALREKIEKGQPISRLVAGPADGASEILLNLGAALNRGGGEPFVRLYLQLALALRPDSDIVLLQLAAVAEQQDQAEEAIALYGRIPADSPIKRAAELQLGLNLADLDRHDEAIVHLKALLDANPDDMRAYLALGGVYASKEDYRQAAEVYDRAVARLKEPTNGNWNIFYQRGIAYERLKEWPKAEPNFRKALELHPDQPQVMNYLGYSWVDMNMNLEEGLDLIRKAVDLRPSDGYIVDSLGWAYYRLGRFEEAVIELERAVSLKPDDPVLNDHLGDAYWQVGRKLEATFQWSHARDMKPEPDVLASVQKKLTAGLPPAEGKTAQDAPVKPAPVEAKPAPAVDPEKKSEAPAPVETLAATPAAYKVLPGQSLWSIADDVLGNGGRYIEILNLNPQLQGNPGRLVPGQELVLPGQ
- a CDS encoding glycine--tRNA ligase subunit alpha produces the protein MHPSRSFQGLILTLHNYWADYGCVVLQPYDMEVGAGTFHPATTLRALGPKPWRAAYVQPSRRPKDGRYGENPNRLQHYYQYQVILKPNPPNLQELYLGSLAAIGIDPLTHDIRFVEDDWESPTLGAWGLGWECWCDGMEVSQFTYFQQVCGIECAPVAGELTYGLERLAMYVQGVDNVYDLNFNGREGAEKVTYGDVFLQAEQEYSRHNFEYADTAVLLRHFDDAEAECQALLRAGAGGGFHRMVFPAYDQCIKASHVFNLLDARGVISVTERQSYILRVRNLAKACGEAFLQTEAGGLAA
- a CDS encoding glycine--tRNA ligase subunit beta, with translation MPDLLLELRSEEIPARMQRKAAGDLRKMVTDGLVEAGLTYDAARDYWTPRRLTLNVRGLTARSKDVREEKKGPSTKAPEQAIAGFLRSAGLDDISQAHVHSDPKKGDFYVAHIVKPGRAAEEIIAELIPGIIRDFPWPKSMRWGAASAKPGSLRWVRPLQSIVCTFGPETEEPVVVDFEVDGIRASNVTYGHRFHAPDAIVVRRFEDYAAKLEAAKVVLDADRRKEIILADAKNLAFANGLELIEDDGLLEEVAGLVEWPVVLMGEFEQDFLDIPAEVIRLTIRANQKCFVTTRPISPLVGEMSPKTTEGGAVLPISQSTENLEGGDGKHSTLPPSVLPDISSSRGEISQSSLSNRFILTANIEARDGGKEIAYGNGKVVRARLSDALYFWKTDQADLPDLDELKGSAEKFGLDLKKPLDQRMARLDHLGVTFHAKLGTQGERVERIARLAEEIAPIVGADPKLARRTAVLAKADLQTEVVGEFPELQGAMGRKYALLQGEHTSVAAAIEEHYKPQGPSDRVPTDPVSVAVALADKLDTLVGFWAIDEKPTGSKDPYALRRAALGVIRIVVENGVRLRLNPISLRSSLATAIFLHARRFAAAGERLALADELSLLADTDSLREMVGKRIGEMFDGNEEETIWTAANTSSSDLLSFFHDRLKVYLRDQGARHDLIDAVLASGAPISPLEGEMSVKPTEGAGTSSRHPLCPAGHLPLKGEIGQSSNDDLLMIVRRVEALSAFLDTEDGKNLLAGTKRAANILAAEEKKKTLIADSVDPALLREDAEKALFAAVNQAESQAGQAIQNEDFSAAMRALSELREPVDSFFERVLVNDEDVVVRANRLALLARIRAATDQVADFSKIAG
- a CDS encoding L-threonylcarbamoyladenylate synthase → MAEIRDAAEAMDEALALLRAGEIVAIPTETVYGLAGDATNGAAVAKIFEAKGRPRFNPLIAHVATMAMAEEIAEFDPLSRILAERFWPGPLTLVLPLRPGGAIHPLVTAGLDTIALRMPRGFGAKLIEHLGRPLAAPSANSSNRISTTTAAAVADDLGDRIRLVVDGGATPVGLESTIVKVEDGRLRLLRPGGIAAEELEAAAGVALVRGAENGVEAPGMLASHYAPGALVRLNAEDVAASEALLAFGPERVKNAEGAFAVLNLSETGDLTEAASNLFSHLQALDRSGAKMIAVEPIPYEGLGEAINDRLARAAAPRDSGASYQ